From candidate division WOR-3 bacterium, a single genomic window includes:
- a CDS encoding ferrous iron transport protein A — MKIEKGKSIPLSLAKSGENLIICELKGGGVFKEKCISMGIIPGKEIVISHKSRNGPCLMKIGDSRIIIGGGMMNKIFVVEP, encoded by the coding sequence ATGAAAATCGAAAAAGGAAAATCCATACCCCTTTCGCTTGCAAAATCAGGAGAAAATTTAATAATATGCGAACTTAAGGGAGGCGGAGTCTTCAAAGAAAAGTGCATCAGCATGGGAATAATACCAGGCAAAGAAATAGTCATTTCACACAAAAGCAGAAACGGTCCATGCCTCATGAAAATAGGGGATTCAAGGATTATTATTGGCGGCGGAATGATGAATAAAATTTTCGTTGTAGAACCCTGA
- a CDS encoding metal-dependent transcriptional regulator, with amino-acid sequence MNKKTKKYLSSHMEDYLEAILDIANKQKRVRVTDVSLYLNVRKPSVNSAVKKLKAMKLLKHEKYGDIQLTERGEKLAEKILQKHNVLFNFLSEYLDVPKDIAAVEACKIEHNISAETLKKLSDFIDCIKNMNFQKS; translated from the coding sequence ATGAACAAAAAAACAAAGAAATATCTTTCTTCCCATATGGAAGACTATCTTGAAGCGATTCTCGATATCGCCAACAAACAAAAAAGAGTACGCGTCACCGACGTGAGTTTGTATCTAAACGTAAGAAAACCGTCTGTAAATTCAGCTGTAAAAAAGCTCAAAGCGATGAAATTGCTGAAGCATGAAAAATACGGAGATATACAACTGACGGAAAGAGGTGAAAAACTAGCTGAAAAAATACTGCAAAAGCACAATGTACTTTTCAATTTTTTAAGCGAATATTTGGATGTCCCGAAAGACATCGCCGCTGTAGAAGCTTGCAAGATAGAGCACAACATCAGCGCAGAAACACTCAAAAAACTCTCCGACTTCATTGATTGTATAAAAAATATGAATTTCCAAAAAAGTTAA
- a CDS encoding ABC transporter ATP-binding protein, protein MSEIIELKEVSKWYGKVLGVSDISIEIEEGVIGLLGPNGAGKSTFLKLVSGQIKPNIGEVKIFGSDVFSDDRVFRKIGFCPEYDSYFKNMSGFEFVFNLLRLHGFSVEDSRKKSEEALSRLGLLEVSSRMIKTYSMGMRQRIRIVQSFAHDPDLLLLDEPLNGVDPIWRIEVMKIIKEFSQRGKTVVVSSHVLPEIQMMTDEIILIHQGKVFAQGNIHDVRELIDSKPHIVRIKLKEPKKLARFLLEQDIVLGIDLAEEELTVKTRKRAVFTALLSGIITENNIDIDEIEAADDNLQSVFDYLVA, encoded by the coding sequence ATGTCAGAGATAATCGAGTTGAAAGAAGTGTCAAAATGGTATGGTAAAGTTTTAGGTGTCAGCGACATATCTATTGAAATAGAAGAAGGTGTCATAGGCCTTTTGGGTCCAAACGGTGCCGGCAAATCTACTTTTTTGAAACTTGTTTCGGGCCAGATAAAGCCAAACATCGGAGAGGTTAAAATTTTTGGCTCTGACGTATTTTCAGATGACAGAGTATTCAGAAAAATAGGTTTTTGTCCTGAATACGATTCTTATTTCAAGAACATGTCTGGATTTGAATTTGTTTTCAACCTTCTCAGGCTTCACGGGTTTTCAGTTGAAGATTCAAGAAAAAAATCGGAAGAAGCGCTTTCGAGGCTTGGCCTGCTTGAAGTATCATCAAGGATGATAAAGACATACAGCATGGGGATGAGGCAGAGGATCAGGATAGTTCAAAGTTTCGCCCATGACCCAGACCTGCTATTGCTCGATGAACCGTTAAACGGAGTGGATCCGATATGGAGAATTGAAGTCATGAAGATAATAAAAGAATTCTCCCAAAGAGGTAAAACCGTAGTAGTCTCATCGCATGTGCTTCCGGAAATACAGATGATGACAGACGAGATAATCCTAATTCACCAGGGAAAAGTTTTCGCCCAGGGCAACATTCACGATGTCAGAGAATTAATAGATTCTAAACCTCACATCGTGAGAATAAAGCTTAAAGAACCTAAAAAACTCGCACGCTTCCTGCTCGAGCAGGATATAGTTCTCGGAATCGATTTGGCGGAGGAAGAATTAACTGTTAAAACCAGAAAAAGAGCAGTTTTTACAGCCCTTCTTTCGGGAATTATCACCGAAAACAATATTGATATAGATGAAATTGAAGCCGCCGACGACAACTTGCAGTCAGTTTTCGATTATCTGGTGGCTTGA
- the feoB gene encoding Fe(2+) transporter permease subunit FeoB, which yields MKSRKITVALIGTPNCGKTTVFNSLTGGNVKTGNWPGVTVEKREGKLKPDSKIGSEDYDLSIVDLPGTYSLSAISEDEKVARDFILSGEPSIILNILDGSNLERSLYLTVQLLEMNAPLILAVNMIDIAERSRIQLDLEELSRQLSVPVVGMSALRKNDVSNLKKILVENAGKNISPRAHFEYANEIEAEIHACQEKTSSYALASGLESRWLCIKLLEEDRWVSSKLVENGVFTESEIGSSKKKIENMLGDSIEIIFADHRYGFIHGICQRIITKQAARESYTEKIDKVVLNRYLKLPIFLIVMYAIFWATITLGGTFTDFFEMISGVIFIDGLGFLLEKLNSPTFLKIILANGVGGGIQTVITFTPILFFMYIMFAVLEDSGYMARVAFIMDKYMSKIGLPGKAFVPLLVGFGCTVPAILATRTLENRRDRLMTIFIAPLMSCGAKMPVYALFTAAFFPKNSALIVISLYSVGVFFAIITGLMMKSTLFRHHHSYFVMELPIYHAPRPKHILFHTWMRLKSFLLKAGQVIVIAVAILTVINSFGTDGSFGNENSDKSLLTFMGKTITPLFHPIGIEKENWPATVGLLMGVFAKESVIGTLNSLYAQIKAAESEGIQEEESYLEKIKGAFTSIPENLSEVLHPFLKLFGYQEATETVASENKIFGLMSSFFSKGGFQAYAYLLFILLYFPCLSSFGVMIRESGWILAVASAVYLTSIAWSTSTLFYQMTVGKNLIYIMIAVLVFGLNLGLFFFLKYSGFSKEEYDSE from the coding sequence TTGAAATCTCGAAAAATAACAGTAGCTCTCATAGGCACTCCGAATTGCGGCAAGACCACTGTTTTTAATTCACTAACCGGCGGAAACGTGAAAACCGGAAATTGGCCGGGAGTGACAGTTGAAAAAAGGGAAGGCAAGTTAAAACCCGACTCTAAAATCGGGTCAGAAGACTATGATTTGTCTATAGTCGATTTACCTGGCACCTATTCACTTTCGGCTATATCAGAAGACGAAAAGGTCGCGAGAGATTTTATTTTAAGCGGCGAACCTTCGATTATACTAAACATTCTAGACGGATCCAACCTCGAGAGAAGCCTTTACCTCACCGTACAACTACTCGAAATGAACGCCCCTCTGATTCTCGCCGTAAACATGATCGATATAGCCGAACGCTCAAGAATTCAACTGGATTTAGAAGAGCTTTCACGGCAATTGTCAGTTCCGGTCGTTGGCATGAGTGCTCTGAGAAAAAACGACGTAAGCAATCTAAAAAAAATTCTCGTTGAAAACGCCGGAAAAAATATTTCCCCGAGGGCACACTTTGAATACGCCAACGAAATCGAAGCCGAAATACACGCTTGCCAGGAGAAAACTTCTTCATATGCGCTTGCCTCAGGTTTAGAAAGCAGATGGCTTTGCATAAAACTTCTCGAAGAAGACCGTTGGGTTTCGTCAAAACTCGTCGAAAATGGTGTCTTCACTGAAAGTGAAATCGGAAGTTCAAAAAAGAAAATTGAAAACATGCTAGGTGATTCAATTGAGATCATTTTTGCTGATCACAGATACGGATTTATTCACGGAATATGCCAGAGAATAATCACAAAACAAGCGGCCAGGGAATCCTATACAGAAAAAATCGACAAAGTAGTATTGAACAGATACCTCAAATTACCAATTTTCCTTATCGTAATGTATGCGATTTTTTGGGCAACGATAACTTTGGGCGGGACTTTCACGGATTTTTTTGAAATGATTTCGGGTGTGATTTTCATCGATGGCCTCGGATTTCTGCTTGAAAAATTGAACTCACCAACTTTCCTCAAGATAATTTTAGCCAATGGAGTAGGCGGGGGAATTCAGACAGTCATAACATTCACTCCTATACTTTTTTTTATGTATATCATGTTCGCAGTACTCGAAGACAGCGGATACATGGCGAGAGTCGCTTTCATCATGGATAAGTACATGAGCAAGATTGGCTTGCCGGGTAAAGCTTTCGTCCCTTTGCTTGTAGGCTTCGGATGCACGGTTCCTGCGATTCTCGCCACGAGAACACTTGAAAATAGAAGAGACCGATTGATGACTATTTTCATAGCCCCTCTGATGTCCTGCGGTGCTAAAATGCCTGTATACGCTCTCTTCACCGCAGCTTTTTTCCCGAAAAACAGTGCTTTAATTGTGATATCTCTTTATTCAGTAGGCGTATTTTTCGCCATCATCACAGGTCTTATGATGAAGTCAACTCTTTTCAGACATCATCATTCCTATTTTGTCATGGAACTCCCCATTTACCACGCTCCGCGCCCAAAACACATATTGTTCCACACATGGATGAGGCTAAAATCATTTTTACTAAAAGCTGGACAAGTCATAGTCATCGCGGTTGCGATACTGACGGTTATCAATTCATTTGGAACAGATGGATCTTTCGGTAACGAAAACAGTGACAAATCCTTACTGACTTTCATGGGTAAAACCATAACACCTCTTTTCCACCCAATAGGGATAGAAAAGGAAAATTGGCCTGCTACGGTCGGTCTTCTTATGGGGGTTTTCGCAAAAGAGTCAGTCATCGGAACTTTAAACTCTCTTTACGCCCAAATAAAAGCCGCTGAAAGTGAAGGTATTCAGGAAGAAGAAAGTTATTTGGAGAAAATTAAAGGAGCCTTTACCTCTATACCCGAAAATTTGTCCGAAGTTTTGCACCCCTTTTTAAAGTTATTCGGTTACCAAGAAGCAACAGAAACAGTCGCGAGTGAAAACAAGATATTCGGTCTTATGAGTTCTTTCTTCAGCAAAGGAGGCTTTCAGGCTTATGCCTATTTGCTTTTTATCCTTTTATATTTTCCCTGCCTTTCTTCATTTGGAGTCATGATCAGGGAGAGTGGCTGGATTTTAGCCGTAGCCAGCGCGGTTTACTTGACCTCAATAGCATGGTCTACTTCCACTCTTTTCTACCAAATGACAGTCGGGAAAAATCTCATTTATATTATGATCGCTGTTCTCGTTTTTGGTTTGAACCTGGGGTTGTTTTTCTTTTTGAAATATTCAGGTTTTTCAAAGGAAGAATACGACTCTGAATAA
- a CDS encoding ABC transporter permease subunit yields the protein MEKLYYFKAIYKMFLAPGFRRTRTRVFILLNVFPLMIVVAVKIYSLFQGQALTYELSFFKGFAYLFYVSFYSPVVAVFFGSSLIREDIEDKTLVFLTSRPVPKKDIFMGKFFSLLTIVLFSVIPGYILCFLTMFFNHLLNAGVLLIFFNFTLGISLALLAYFAVFSLLSLLASKSTAIGLVFIFGWEGIVQFIPGMTQKLTIIYHVRSILPSLGNGGGGGLFSNPITRENPVTAFFVISLVVLFSIASSIIILGRKRYVL from the coding sequence ATGGAAAAACTCTATTATTTCAAGGCGATTTACAAAATGTTTCTGGCCCCCGGTTTTAGACGGACCAGGACCAGAGTGTTCATCCTGCTTAACGTTTTCCCTCTTATGATAGTCGTCGCGGTTAAAATATATTCTCTTTTTCAGGGACAAGCGCTGACCTACGAATTGTCTTTTTTCAAAGGTTTTGCCTATCTTTTTTATGTCAGCTTTTACAGCCCGGTCGTTGCGGTTTTCTTTGGAAGCTCACTTATCAGGGAAGATATCGAAGACAAGACACTCGTCTTTCTCACATCAAGGCCAGTTCCGAAAAAAGACATATTTATGGGAAAATTCTTTTCTCTTTTGACGATTGTTTTATTTTCTGTCATACCGGGTTATATCCTGTGTTTTCTGACCATGTTTTTCAATCATCTTTTAAACGCAGGTGTCCTTTTGATTTTTTTTAATTTCACTTTGGGCATATCGTTGGCTCTGTTGGCTTATTTTGCCGTTTTTTCTCTGTTGTCTCTTTTGGCTTCCAAGTCGACAGCGATTGGGCTTGTTTTTATTTTCGGCTGGGAGGGGATCGTTCAGTTTATTCCAGGTATGACGCAGAAACTTACGATTATCTATCATGTCAGGTCAATTCTTCCTTCTCTCGGCAATGGGGGAGGAGGCGGTCTTTTCAGTAATCCCATTACGAGGGAAAATCCCGTCACCGCCTTTTTTGTGATTTCGCTTGTCGTCCTTTTTTCTATCGCGTCTTCAATTATCATTTTGGGCAGAAAAAGATATGTTCTGTAA